The Enterobacter asburiae genomic sequence CTGCCAGCGTTCCCGGACGCACGCGGATACCGCCCGGCGTCATCACATCGGCAATGCCGAGCGTGCGGACATCTACACCCATGTCGAACACGCGACGCAGGTCGCCATCGGTGAAGATCCCCTGAATTTTCATCAGATCGTCGCACACGACCGTCATACCCAGATTCTTACGGGTGATTTCCAGCAGCGCATCACGCAGGGAGGCTTCTTTACTGACGTGAGGGATCTCGTCCCCGGTGTGCATAATATCGTTTACCCGAAGCAGAAGCTTGCGCCCCAGCGCGCCGCCCGGGTGGGAAAGCGCGAAATCCTCCGGCGTAAAACCGCGGGCTTCGAGCAGCGCGACGGCAAGCGCATCACCCATGACCAGCGCTGCGGTGGTGCTGGACGTCGGCGCCAGGCCGAGCGGACAGGCCTCCTTGGGCACTTTCACGCACAGGTGAATATCGGCCGCCCGCGCCATGCTACTTTCCGGACGGCTGGTCATGCAAATAAGCGGCACCTGCAGTCGCTTCAGTACCGGGATCAGCGCCAGAATTTCATTGGACTCCCCGGAATTGGACAGCGCGATGACGATATCCTGCGGCGTGACCATACCCAGGTCACCGTGCGCGGCTTCCCCTGGATGTACAAAGAAGGAAGAGGTTCCGGTGCTGGCAAACGTTGCCGCCATTTTGCGTCCAATGTGGCCGGACTTACCCATCCCCATCACCACGACTTTGCCGGCACAGTAGAACATCTTCTCACATGCCAGACTAAAATCCTGATTAATGTACTGATCTAACTGCGCCAGACCTTCACGTTCAATCTCCAGAACCTCTTTGCCTGCTTTCTGAAAGTCAAAACCCGGCTGCAATTCTATTTGCGACATAATGCGTTTCCGTTTACCCAGAGAGAAGAGGCGAGAGCCAGTACAGCATCGCCATCCATACGATAAATCCACCCGTCAGCAGCGCGCCTGCGCCTTTGCCGATCTGTCTTTGCCGCCGCCAGCAGAGCAGGGCAAATATCACGCTGACCAATAACATCACGCCGTAGTCGCGTGAGAATGCCAGGGGATTAAAGGGCCCTGGCGTAATCAGGGCCGGCAGGCCCATCACAATGGCGATATTAAATATGTTGGAACCGATGATATTACCAATGGCAATGTCATCCTCACCTTTACGTGCCCCTGCAATCGCCGTGGCCAGCTCCGGCAGGCTGGTGCCGATGGCAATCACCGTCAGGCCAATGGTCAGTTCACTGATGGCGAAATAGTTCGCCAGCACCGTCGCGTTATCCACGACCATGCGCGTTGCCATCGGCATGATGATCAGCGCAACGCCAAGCCAGAGCAGGGCAACAGGCAGCGTGCCTTCTCGCGGCAGTTCGGCGACCTGCTCGCGCGTGAGGCTATCCTGACCCTGCTTCTCAGCCAGTCGGGCGATTTTAACACTATACAGCAGCCAGATGATGGCCAGCGCCAGCAGGAAAATACCGTCGCTGTAGCTCAGCACACCATCGTAAAATACGCAGCCTGCCAGCAGGCTTACGATTAACATTAGCGGCAATTCACGGCGTAGAACATCAGAATGCACGCGAAATGGATGGAGCAGTGCGGCCAGGCCTAAAATCAAGAGTATATTGACGATGTTGGAGCCAATTGCGGTACCTACTGCCAGGTCTAACTGACCATGCAGCGATGCCGAGACAGAGACGATGATTTCAGGAAGTGACGTTCCCACGCTGACAACGGTCATCCCGATGACGACAGGCGGTACGCCCGTCAGGCGACAGAGGATAGATGCAGCAAAAACTAAACGGTCAGCACTGTAGACCACCAAAAGTAAACCAATTATTAACAGTGCTGTTGCTAAAAGCATCAAAAGTCCTTTCTTCAGGTATACTCGTCGGTCCATCGCAGGGGAATGGCTGGACTGCATACAGTCTGAGGCGTAACGAATTCCTAATTTTGACTTTATGCGCCGGAAAAGTAAAACAAATGCCAGCTTTCGCTAACCTCAACGGCTATTATTCTGTAAAAATGCGGAGTTGAGGGCTGATTCAGGCGGCATGCCTTAACGTGAGCAGGGTAATAAAGGAACCATAAATGAGCCAAACGATGGCGAATTTAGTCGATGTTCGCGGCGTGAGTTTTTCTCGCGCCAACAGATTGATATTTGATGATATTTCGTTGACCGTACCGCGTGGCAAGATCACTGCCATCATGGGGCCGTCCGGGATCGGTAAAACGACCCTGCTGCGTCTCATTGGTGGGCAGATCCCACCCGATCGCGGTGAAATCCTCTTCGATGGCGAAAACATCCCGGAGATGTCACGTTCGCGTCTGTATACTGTCCGCAAACGAATGAGCATGCTCTTTCAGTCGGGAGCCTTGTTCACCGACATGAATGTCTTTGATAACGTGGCCTATCCGCTGCGCGAGCATACCAGCCTGCCGCCTGAACTGCTGAAAAGCACGGTGATGATGAAGCTCGAAGCCGTCGGTTTGCGGGGCGCCGCGAAGCTGATGCCTTCGGAGCTATCCGGCGGGATGGCGCGCCGCGCCGCGCTGGCGCGAGCCATTGCATTAGAACCTGATTTAATCATGTTCGACGAACCGTTTGTTGGACAGGATCCCATCACGATGGGCGTGCTGGTTAAGCTCATCTCTGAACTGAACAGCGCGCTTGGCGTCACCTGCATTGTGGTATCTCACGATGTACCTGAAGTATTGAGCATTGCCGATTACGCCTATATCGTGGCGGACAAAAAGATCGTCGCACACGGCAGCGCTCAGGCGCTGCAGGAAAATTGCGATCCGCGCGTGCGGCAGTTCCTCGACGGTATTGCCGATGGCCCCGTGCCGTTCCGCTACCCGGCGGGCGACTATCGTGACGATTTACTGGGAATAGGGAGTTAAGCCACTCATGCTGTTAAATGCGTTGGCCGCTCTCGGACACCGTGGCATAAAAACCATCAGGACGTTCGGGCGTGCCGGATTGATGTTATTCAACGCGCTGGTCGGCAAGCCGGAATTCCGCAAGCACGCACCGCTGCTGGTGCGGCAGCTTTATAATGTCGCCGTGCTGTCGATGCTCATCATCATTGTTTCCGGTCTGTTTATCGGTATGGTGCTTGGGCTACAGGGCTATCTTGTTCTGACAACCTACAGTGCAGAAACCAGCCTCGGGATGCTGGTGGCGCTCTCGCTGCTGCGTGAACTGGGGCCGGTTGTGGCGGCGCTGCTGTTCGCCGGGCGCGCGGGGTCGGCATTAACGGCTGAAATTGGCCTGATGCGTGCGACCGAGCAGCTCTCCAGCATGGAGATGATGGCGGTCGATCCGCTGCGTCGTGTGATCTCGCCGCGTTTCTGGGCTGGGGTGATCTCTTTACCGTTACTGACTATTCTGTTTGTCGCCGTGGGTATCTGGGGCGGTTCGCTGGTTGGCGTGCACTGGAAAGGCATTGACGCCGGTTTCTTCTGGTCCGCAATGCAGGATGCCATCGACCTGCGAATGGATCTGGTTAACTGCCTGATCAAAAGCGTGGTATTTGCCATTACGGTCACCTGGATTGCATTGTTCAATGGTTACGATGCCATCCCGACGTCGGCGGGCATTAGCCGCGCAACTACACGTACAGTCGTACATTCGTCGCTGGCCGTACTGGGTCTGGATTTTGTGCTCACCGCACTGATGTTTGGGAATTGAGTTCATGCAAACGAGAAAAAATGAAATTTGGGTCGGTGTATTCCTGCTGCTGGCGCTGCTGGCCGCGCTGTTTATCTGCCTGAGAGCGGCGGATATCACGTCTGTGCGCACCGAGCCGACGTATCGCATCTATGCCACCTTCGATAACATCGGCGGGCTGAAGGCGCGTTCACCGGTTCGTATCGGCGGCGTGGTGATCGGACGCGTATCTGACATTACGCTTGATGAGAAAACCTATCTGCCACGCGTCGCGATGGATATCGAAGAGCGTTACAACCATATCCCGGACACCAGCTCCCTTTCTATTCGCACTTCCGGCCTGCTGGGCGAACAATATCTGGCGCTTAACGTCGGCTTTGAAGACCCCGAGCTGGGAACGACTATCCTTAAAGACGGTAGCGTCATTCAGGATACGAAATCCGCGATGGTGCTGGAGGATATGATTGGTCAGTTCCTTTACAGCAGTAAAGGGGATGATAAAAAATCCGACGCTGCCCCAGCGCAGAGCGAAGATCATACCGACGTCGCACCGACGCCAGGTGCTGCGAATTAATATCAGGAGAAGTCATTCATGTTTAAACGACTGTTAATGGTTGCCATGCTGGTCATCGCCCCTCTTACCGCCGCCCACGCTGCGGATCAGAGTAACCCGTACAAACTGATGGACGAAGCGGCGAAAAAGACCTTCGACCGTCTTAAAAATGAACAGCCTAAAATTCGTGCTAATCCTGATTATCTGCGTGAAGTTGTTGACCAGGAGCTGCTGCCGTACGTGCAGATTAAATATGCGGGTGCGCTGGTGCTGGGACGTTATTACAAAGACGCGACCCCTGCGCAGCGTGATGCCTACTTTGCCGCGTTCCGTGAATACCTGAAACAGGCTTATGGCCAGGCGCTGGCGATGTACCACGGCCAGACCTATCAGATTGCGCCTGAGCAGCCGCTGGGCGATGCAACTATCGTCCCTATCCGTGTGACGATCATCGATCCTAACGGTCGTCCGCCGGTTCGTCTGGATTTCCAGTGGCGTAAAAACAGCCAGACCGGTCACTGGCAGGCGTATGACATGATTGCCGAAGGGGTAAGCATGATCACCACCAAACAGAACGAATGGAGCGATCTGCTGCGCACCAAAGGCATTGATGGCCTGACCGCTCAGCTGCAGTCTATCTCTCGCCAGAAAATTACCCTGGACGAGAAGAAGTAATGTCACAGCAACTCAGCTGGTCGCGTGAAGGCGAAACATTAAAGCTGTCCGGTGAACTGGATCAGGATCTGCTGAACCCACTGTGGGACAAACGCCACGAAGCGATGCAGGGCGTGACGCGTATCGACTTAACAGACGTTACGCGGGTGGATACGGCGGGTGTTGCGCTGCTTGCCCATCTGGTTGCCGTGGGGAAAAAGCAGGGGACAAGCGTTAAGCTTCACGGCGCGAGCGATAATGTCGTGACTCTTGCGCAGCTCTATAACCTCCCTGAGGACGTACTGCCTCGTTAATATTTTCAGTGCGTTACTTCCGAAAGCCCTGACTGTTTCATCGTCGGGGCTTTTTGCTTGTTTAAGACAACGCCACTTTGCTCTAAGATGTTGGGCTTGTTTTCACTATCAGATGATTAAGAACCCATGGAAAATCATGAAATCCAGACAGTGCTGATGAATGCACTCTCCCTTCAGGAAGCCCACGTCACTGGCGATGGCAGTCACTTCCAGGTTATTGCTGTGGGTGAGATGTTCGACGGTATGAGCCGCGTGAAGAAACAGCAGGCTGTGTACGCGCCGCTGATGGAATATATTGCGGATAACCGCATCCACGCCCTGTCGATTAAAGCGTTCACCCCGCAAGAGTGGGCACGCGATCGCAAACTAAACGGTTTTTGAGCTGAGGGCGACAGGCCCGCAGCACGGTTGAATTTATAAGAGAGCACACAATGGATAAATTTCGTGTACAGGGGCCAACGCGTCTCCAGGGCGAAGTCACAATTTCTGGCGCAAAAAACGCCGCGCTGCCAATCCTCTTTGCTGCGCTGCTGGCTGAAGAGCCGGTAGAAATTCAGAACGTACCGAAGCTGAAAGATATCGACACCACCATGAAGCTGCTCACCCAGCTGGGCACGAAAGTTGAGCGTAACGGTTCCGTCTGGATCGACGCCAGCAAGGTGAACAACTTCTCAGCTCCTTACGATCTGGTGAAAACCATGCGTGCATCCATCTGGGCGCTTGGCCCGCTGGTAGCGCGTTTTGGTCAGGGACAGGTCTCTCTGCCGGGCGGCTGTGCTATCGGTGCGCGTCCGGTTGACCTGCACATCTTTGGTCTGGAGAAACTGGGCGCAGAGATCAAGCTGGAAGAAGGTTACGTTAAAGCGTCCGTCAATGGTCGTCTGAAAGGCGCGCACATCGTCATGGACAAAGTGAGCGTGGGCGCAACGGTCACCATTATGTCTGCGGCGACGCTGGCAGAAGGTACCACCATCATCGAAAACGCCGCGCGTGAACCGGAAATTGTGGATACCGCCAATTTCCTCGTGGCGCTGGGGGCGAAGATTTCCGGTCAGGGTACCGACCGTATCACCATCGAAGGCGTTGAGCGTCTGGGTGGCGGTGTCTATCGCGTTCTGCCGGACCGTATCGAAACCGGTACCTTCCTGGTCGCTGCGGCGATTTCTGGCGGTAAGATTGTTTGTCGCAACGCGCAGCCAGATACCCTGGATGCGGTGCTGGCGAAACTGCGCGATGCGGGTGCGGATATCGAAATCGGCGAAGACTGGATCAGCCTCGATATGCACGGTCAGCGTCCAAAAGCGGTCAATGTGCGTACGGCGCCGCATCCGGCGTTCCCTACGGACATGCAGGCGCAGTTCACCCTGTTGAACCTGGTCGCCGAAGGCACTGGCTTCATCACAGAAACCATTTTCGAGAACCGCTTTATGCACGTACCGGAGCTGATCCGTATGGGTGCGCATGCTGAGATCGAAAGTAATACCGTGATTTGCCACGGCGTTGAGAAACTGTCAGGTGCTCAGGTGATGGCAACCGATCTGCGTGCGTCTGCAAGCCTGGTGCTGGCGGGGTGTATCGCGGAAGGCACAACAATCGTGGATCGTATCTATCACATCGATCGTGGTTATGAGCGTATCGAAGATAAACTGCGCGCGCTGGGTGCCAACATCGAGCGTGTGAAGGGCGAGTAATCGTTCCGGCAGCCCCCTGCCAGCAATGACCGGGGGGTTGCTGTTCCTGTCAAAAACGCGTTATTCCTGCGGTTCTGTTTTTACCTTTCTCTGGCGAATCATGCGCGATCTGTCGATAAATTCATGGGTAATGGGATCGTGATAGCGAGAAGGCCAAATTACCCACGGATGCGTATCCAGCGCCGTCGCGATAATTAATTCTCCCTTGGGCCAGGGGCGGGTGAGGGCGTTTGCCAGAGTTGAAGAACTCAGTCCATGGCGGCGGGACTCTGCTGCCAGTGAAGTGCCTCTTTTGCGCAGTGCGGCAATAATATCAGCCGTGTGCCAGTCGATAAATTTCGTATCCATAACGCCGTCCTTAAGTTCGGATTCACCTACGCCGTTTCTTCTGAAACGACGCGGTTACTATACCCATTTCAACTTCTTGTTCTAAAAAGTTCGCGTTACTTGAAGGGATATTCAGAATAAGACACGGCTTTATTCATGCGGTCTCTAAACCGATGAATTTACATGAACACGGAATTTACAGGTGTGTTCTGGAATCTCCCCGCTATCGCTGCGGGGAGAAACAAGGGGATTAACGGTCGCGCTGAACGGCGATGTGGGCAAGACCAATCAGTGCCTCGCGCCACGGACTGTCTGGAATGACCTGAAGCGCTTCGATGGCTTTGTCGGCTTCTTCTTCCGCACGCTGACGCGTCCATTCCAGCGATCCGCAGATAGCCATGGTTTCCAGTACAGGTTCCAGAAGATGGCGGCCATTTCCCTGCTCAATCGCTTCACGGATCATTTTCGCCTGGTCGGCTGTTCCATTGCGCATAGCATGAAGCAGCGGCAGGGTGGGTTTGCCTTCGTTCAGGTCATCGCCCACGTTTTTGCCGAGCGTCTCGCCGTCCGCACTGTAGTCCAGCAAATCATCAATCAGCTGGAATGCCGTACCCAGGTAGCGGCCATAGTCCTGCAGGCCTTTTTCCTGTGCTTCGGTACAGTCAGCCAGAATGCCGGAACACTGGGCTGCCGCTTCAAACAGGCGCGCAGTTTTGCTGTAGATGACGCGCATGTAGTTTTCTTCGGTAATGTCAGGGTCGTTGACGTTCATCAGCTGCAGCACTTCGCCTTCAGCAATGACGTTTACGGCTTCGGACATCACTTCCAGCACTTTCAGTGAGCCCAGGCTGGTCATCATCTGGAAGGCACGGGTATAGATAAAATCCCCCACCAGGACGCTGGCTGCGTTTCCGAAAGCAGCGTTTGCCGTGGCTTTGCCACGACGCATATCCGATTCATCCACAACATCGTCATGCAGAAGCGTCGCCGTGTGAATAAATTCGATGAGCGCTGCGATAGTGATGTGAGCATTTCCCTGATAGCCAACGGCTCTGGCAGCCAGAATGGCAATCATCGGACGAATGCGTTTACCGCCGCCGCTGACGATGTAATAGCCCAACTGATTGATCAGCTGAACGTCAGAGTTGAGTTGCTCCAGGATTGCTGCATTCACACCCGCCATATCTTGCGCGGTTAACTCGTTGATTTTTTCTAAATTCATCGCAAAAGCCGGGCTTTTTATCCTGTTGATCCCATCTTCAATGGGGTAACGAAGGGTTTCGGTTTATCAATAGTAGTGCTGATTGTACTGAAAAAACGGCACAGATAAACGTTACCGTACGTGTTGTGTTTTTTTTCTTCATGTATTGACGGTAGCACTTGTCAAAGGCTCGCGTTTTGCGTAATATTCGCGCCCTATTGTGAATATTTATAGCGCACTCTGATTCATACGAGGACGTGCGCGGAAGCGGAGTTTATATGTACGCGGTTTTCCAAAGTGGTGGTAAACAACACCGAGTAAGCGAAGGTCAGACCGTTCGCCTGGAAAAGCTGGACATCGCAACTGGCGAATCTGTTGAGTTCGCAGAAGTTCTGATGATCGCAAACGGTGAAGAAGTCAAAATCGGCGTTCCTTTCGTTGATGGCGGCGTTATCAAAGCTGAAGTTGTTGCACACGGTCGTGGCGAGAAAGTTAAAATCGTTAAGTTTCGTCGTCGTAAGCACTACCGTAAGCAGCAGGGCCACCGTCAGTGGTTCACTGATGTGAAAATTACTGGCATCAGCGCCTAAGACCTGAGGAGAGATTTAAATGGCACATAAAAAGGCTGGCGGCTCCACACGTAACGGTCGCGATTCAGAAGCTAAACGCCTTGGCGTTAAGCGTTTCGGTGGCGAATCCGTTCTGGCGGGTAGCATCATCGTTCGTCAACGTGGTACCAAATTCCACGCTGGCAACAACGTAGGTTGCGGTCGTGACCACACTCTGTTTGCTAAAGCAGACGGTAAAGTGAAATTTGAAGTTAAAGGCCCGAACAACCGTAAATACATCAGCATCGTTGCTGAGTAAGGTTTTCTCGGTCCGGTAACGGATTAAAGCCCCGCAACGTGTTGCGGGGCTTTTTACATTGGAAACCCGGTAATTTTTTCTGTAGGGAAAACGGGCATGAAGCAGCAGGCCGGCATTGGTATTGTTTTGGCGCTCACTACCGCAATGTGCTGGGGTGCGCTGCCAATTGCAATGAAGCAGGTTCTGGAAGTGATGGAGCCGCCTACGGTGGTCTTTTATCGCTTTCTGATGGCAAGCATCGGCCTCGGGGCCATTCTGGCTATCAAAGGTAAGCTTCCACCCTTGCGGCTTTTCCGCAAACCGCGCTGGCTGGTATTGCTGGCTATCGCGACGGGCGGTCTGTTCGGTAACTTCATCCTGTTCAGCTCTTCCCTGCAATATCTCAGCCCCACGGCGTCGCAGGTGATAGGTCAGCTTTCACCGGTGGGCATGATGGTCGCCAGCGTCTTTATCCTCAAGGAAAAGATGCGTGGTACGCAGATTATCGGGGCGAGCATGCTGCTGTGCGGTCTGGTGATGTTCTTCAACACCAGTCTGATAGAGATTTTCACCCGCCTGACGGATTACACATGGGGTGTAATTTTTGGTGTGGGGGCAGCAACGGTCTGGGTGAGCTATGGCGTCGCACAAAAGGTGTTATTGCGTCGTCTTGCCTCACAGCAGATCCTCTTTTTACTGTACACTTTGTGTACAATAGCATTGCTGCCATTAGCAAAGCCGGGTGTGATTTCCCAGCTTAGCGACTGGCAACTGGCGTGCCTCATTTTTTGTGGGCTGAACACGCTGGTCGGTTATGGCGCGCTGGCCGAAGCGATGGCGCGCTGGCAGGCAGCACAGGTGAGCGCGTTAATTACGCTTACTCCGCTGTTTACGCTGTTATTTTCAGATTTGTTATCAATGGCCTGGCCCGATGTCTTCGTCAGACCGATGCTCAACCTGTTGGGTTATCTCGGTGCGTTTGTCGTGGTTGCGGGCGCGATGTATTCCGCCATTGGTCATCGTCTTTGGGGACGTTGGCGCAAAAATGAAGCGGTTGTAGTAGTCCCCCGCTCAGGCGAATGAGTTACGGAGAGTAAAATGAAGTTTGTTGATGAAGCGACGATCCTGGTCGTGGCTGGTGATGGCGGCAATGGTTGCGTGAGCTTCCGCCGTGAAAAGTATATCCCACGTGGCGGTCCTGACGGCGGCGACGGCGGGGATGGTGGTGACGTGTGGCTGGAGGCGGATGAAAACCTCAACACGCTGATCGACTA encodes the following:
- the kdsD gene encoding arabinose-5-phosphate isomerase KdsD, translating into MSQIELQPGFDFQKAGKEVLEIEREGLAQLDQYINQDFSLACEKMFYCAGKVVVMGMGKSGHIGRKMAATFASTGTSSFFVHPGEAAHGDLGMVTPQDIVIALSNSGESNEILALIPVLKRLQVPLICMTSRPESSMARAADIHLCVKVPKEACPLGLAPTSSTTAALVMGDALAVALLEARGFTPEDFALSHPGGALGRKLLLRVNDIMHTGDEIPHVSKEASLRDALLEITRKNLGMTVVCDDLMKIQGIFTDGDLRRVFDMGVDVRTLGIADVMTPGGIRVRPGTLAVDVLNLMQSRHITSVMVADGDQLLGVVHMHDLLRAGVV
- a CDS encoding calcium/sodium antiporter → MLLATALLIIGLLLVVYSADRLVFAASILCRLTGVPPVVIGMTVVSVGTSLPEIIVSVSASLHGQLDLAVGTAIGSNIVNILLILGLAALLHPFRVHSDVLRRELPLMLIVSLLAGCVFYDGVLSYSDGIFLLALAIIWLLYSVKIARLAEKQGQDSLTREQVAELPREGTLPVALLWLGVALIIMPMATRMVVDNATVLANYFAISELTIGLTVIAIGTSLPELATAIAGARKGEDDIAIGNIIGSNIFNIAIVMGLPALITPGPFNPLAFSRDYGVMLLVSVIFALLCWRRQRQIGKGAGALLTGGFIVWMAMLYWLSPLLSG
- the mlaF gene encoding phospholipid ABC transporter ATP-binding protein MlaF, with the translated sequence MSQTMANLVDVRGVSFSRANRLIFDDISLTVPRGKITAIMGPSGIGKTTLLRLIGGQIPPDRGEILFDGENIPEMSRSRLYTVRKRMSMLFQSGALFTDMNVFDNVAYPLREHTSLPPELLKSTVMMKLEAVGLRGAAKLMPSELSGGMARRAALARAIALEPDLIMFDEPFVGQDPITMGVLVKLISELNSALGVTCIVVSHDVPEVLSIADYAYIVADKKIVAHGSAQALQENCDPRVRQFLDGIADGPVPFRYPAGDYRDDLLGIGS
- the mlaE gene encoding lipid asymmetry maintenance ABC transporter permease subunit MlaE, whose translation is MLLNALAALGHRGIKTIRTFGRAGLMLFNALVGKPEFRKHAPLLVRQLYNVAVLSMLIIIVSGLFIGMVLGLQGYLVLTTYSAETSLGMLVALSLLRELGPVVAALLFAGRAGSALTAEIGLMRATEQLSSMEMMAVDPLRRVISPRFWAGVISLPLLTILFVAVGIWGGSLVGVHWKGIDAGFFWSAMQDAIDLRMDLVNCLIKSVVFAITVTWIALFNGYDAIPTSAGISRATTRTVVHSSLAVLGLDFVLTALMFGN
- the mlaD gene encoding outer membrane lipid asymmetry maintenance protein MlaD; the protein is MQTRKNEIWVGVFLLLALLAALFICLRAADITSVRTEPTYRIYATFDNIGGLKARSPVRIGGVVIGRVSDITLDEKTYLPRVAMDIEERYNHIPDTSSLSIRTSGLLGEQYLALNVGFEDPELGTTILKDGSVIQDTKSAMVLEDMIGQFLYSSKGDDKKSDAAPAQSEDHTDVAPTPGAAN
- the mlaC gene encoding phospholipid-binding protein MlaC, with the translated sequence MFKRLLMVAMLVIAPLTAAHAADQSNPYKLMDEAAKKTFDRLKNEQPKIRANPDYLREVVDQELLPYVQIKYAGALVLGRYYKDATPAQRDAYFAAFREYLKQAYGQALAMYHGQTYQIAPEQPLGDATIVPIRVTIIDPNGRPPVRLDFQWRKNSQTGHWQAYDMIAEGVSMITTKQNEWSDLLRTKGIDGLTAQLQSISRQKITLDEKK
- the mlaB gene encoding lipid asymmetry maintenance protein MlaB, which translates into the protein MSQQLSWSREGETLKLSGELDQDLLNPLWDKRHEAMQGVTRIDLTDVTRVDTAGVALLAHLVAVGKKQGTSVKLHGASDNVVTLAQLYNLPEDVLPR
- the ibaG gene encoding BolA family iron metabolism protein IbaG, giving the protein MENHEIQTVLMNALSLQEAHVTGDGSHFQVIAVGEMFDGMSRVKKQQAVYAPLMEYIADNRIHALSIKAFTPQEWARDRKLNGF
- the murA gene encoding UDP-N-acetylglucosamine 1-carboxyvinyltransferase, producing MDKFRVQGPTRLQGEVTISGAKNAALPILFAALLAEEPVEIQNVPKLKDIDTTMKLLTQLGTKVERNGSVWIDASKVNNFSAPYDLVKTMRASIWALGPLVARFGQGQVSLPGGCAIGARPVDLHIFGLEKLGAEIKLEEGYVKASVNGRLKGAHIVMDKVSVGATVTIMSAATLAEGTTIIENAAREPEIVDTANFLVALGAKISGQGTDRITIEGVERLGGGVYRVLPDRIETGTFLVAAAISGGKIVCRNAQPDTLDAVLAKLRDAGADIEIGEDWISLDMHGQRPKAVNVRTAPHPAFPTDMQAQFTLLNLVAEGTGFITETIFENRFMHVPELIRMGAHAEIESNTVICHGVEKLSGAQVMATDLRASASLVLAGCIAEGTTIVDRIYHIDRGYERIEDKLRALGANIERVKGE
- the sfsB gene encoding DNA-binding transcriptional regulator SfsB, coding for MDTKFIDWHTADIIAALRKRGTSLAAESRRHGLSSSTLANALTRPWPKGELIIATALDTHPWVIWPSRYHDPITHEFIDRSRMIRQRKVKTEPQE
- the ispB gene encoding octaprenyl diphosphate synthase — encoded protein: MNLEKINELTAQDMAGVNAAILEQLNSDVQLINQLGYYIVSGGGKRIRPMIAILAARAVGYQGNAHITIAALIEFIHTATLLHDDVVDESDMRRGKATANAAFGNAASVLVGDFIYTRAFQMMTSLGSLKVLEVMSEAVNVIAEGEVLQLMNVNDPDITEENYMRVIYSKTARLFEAAAQCSGILADCTEAQEKGLQDYGRYLGTAFQLIDDLLDYSADGETLGKNVGDDLNEGKPTLPLLHAMRNGTADQAKMIREAIEQGNGRHLLEPVLETMAICGSLEWTRQRAEEEADKAIEALQVIPDSPWREALIGLAHIAVQRDR
- the rplU gene encoding 50S ribosomal protein L21 — encoded protein: MYAVFQSGGKQHRVSEGQTVRLEKLDIATGESVEFAEVLMIANGEEVKIGVPFVDGGVIKAEVVAHGRGEKVKIVKFRRRKHYRKQQGHRQWFTDVKITGISA
- the rpmA gene encoding 50S ribosomal protein L27, which gives rise to MAHKKAGGSTRNGRDSEAKRLGVKRFGGESVLAGSIIVRQRGTKFHAGNNVGCGRDHTLFAKADGKVKFEVKGPNNRKYISIVAE
- a CDS encoding DMT family transporter, producing MKQQAGIGIVLALTTAMCWGALPIAMKQVLEVMEPPTVVFYRFLMASIGLGAILAIKGKLPPLRLFRKPRWLVLLAIATGGLFGNFILFSSSLQYLSPTASQVIGQLSPVGMMVASVFILKEKMRGTQIIGASMLLCGLVMFFNTSLIEIFTRLTDYTWGVIFGVGAATVWVSYGVAQKVLLRRLASQQILFLLYTLCTIALLPLAKPGVISQLSDWQLACLIFCGLNTLVGYGALAEAMARWQAAQVSALITLTPLFTLLFSDLLSMAWPDVFVRPMLNLLGYLGAFVVVAGAMYSAIGHRLWGRWRKNEAVVVVPRSGE